The following proteins are co-located in the Paenibacillus sp. FSL H8-0079 genome:
- a CDS encoding histidine phosphatase family protein, protein MEVTAGQNGSQQRNILFVRHGTTAWNVEKKYLGHTDIALLPDAERELASLREQLSNVSWDSVYCSDLLRCQQTLAMIGPHLLGHVKLDPRLREVDFGQWEGLTYDQLKDNQQYRDWIDAPQDVTPPEGESWQAFTARIDSFLQECIGSDCPSMLSPESGVPTIIVVTHGGVIRYALSRLIADLGFWDTQVIPGQAIQVLLERHGDQWAGERVTFPAIGL, encoded by the coding sequence ATGGAAGTAACTGCAGGGCAGAATGGATCACAGCAACGAAATATCCTGTTTGTACGTCATGGCACAACCGCATGGAATGTGGAAAAAAAATATTTGGGGCATACCGATATCGCTTTGCTGCCGGATGCAGAAAGAGAACTGGCTTCGCTACGCGAGCAATTGAGCAACGTCTCGTGGGACTCGGTATATTGCAGTGATCTGCTCCGTTGTCAGCAGACGCTGGCAATGATCGGGCCCCATTTATTAGGGCATGTGAAGCTGGACCCACGTCTGCGAGAGGTTGATTTTGGTCAATGGGAAGGGTTGACGTACGATCAACTTAAAGACAACCAACAATACCGGGACTGGATCGATGCTCCGCAGGACGTCACCCCGCCCGAGGGGGAGTCATGGCAGGCGTTCACTGCACGGATCGATTCATTTCTGCAAGAGTGCATAGGGTCTGATTGTCCGTCCATGCTTTCTCCTGAGTCAGGCGTGCCCACCATTATTGTGGTCACCCACGGCGGTGTAATTCGGTATGCTTTATCCCGACTCATTGCCGATCTGGGATTCTGGGATACGCAGGTGATCCCTGGACAAGCCATACAGGTATTGCTGGAGCGTCATGGGGATCAGTGGGCTGGCGAGAGGGTGACTTTTCCGGCAATCGGGTTGTAA
- a CDS encoding helical backbone metal receptor, translated as MNFKNWKSVASLLSAAALALALAGCGNATTNEGTGTSQQPAQEQSQGQAQTDLKTQYPLTITDATGESFTFEKAPAKIVSVSPAETETLFALGLDEQIVGVSDYDDYPEAATTKAKMGGITKPNEESIIAAEADIVFTGISMSEDAVKKLRELGITIFKTDPKSIDDVMNNIETFGKITDHQEKAQEIITQMKQDVTDVTEAVSAVKPEEKKNVYVEFSPGWTVGKGEFMDELITVAGGSNIASDKEGWYEINEENVIASNPDVILYANDVIDENSKTLDQIIKARSGWDQITAVKNDAVIGLDANLLSRPGPRVTEGLKEVAKAIYPDLFQ; from the coding sequence ATGAATTTCAAGAATTGGAAAAGCGTAGCGTCCCTGCTGAGTGCAGCGGCACTGGCACTGGCTTTGGCCGGATGTGGCAATGCAACAACGAACGAGGGCACAGGTACTTCACAGCAACCGGCACAGGAGCAGTCCCAAGGCCAGGCGCAGACGGATCTCAAAACACAATATCCACTTACAATTACCGATGCAACGGGTGAATCGTTCACATTTGAAAAGGCGCCAGCCAAAATCGTATCCGTGTCTCCAGCTGAGACTGAAACGTTATTCGCACTTGGATTGGACGAGCAGATTGTAGGGGTATCCGACTATGATGATTATCCTGAAGCTGCAACAACCAAAGCGAAAATGGGTGGCATAACGAAGCCAAATGAAGAGTCCATCATTGCGGCTGAAGCCGATATTGTATTCACAGGTATCTCGATGAGCGAAGATGCAGTGAAGAAACTGCGTGAGCTGGGCATTACCATTTTCAAAACGGATCCAAAATCGATCGATGATGTGATGAACAACATCGAAACTTTCGGTAAAATCACGGATCATCAAGAAAAAGCTCAGGAGATCATCACACAGATGAAACAGGATGTGACTGATGTAACTGAAGCGGTGAGCGCTGTTAAACCGGAAGAGAAGAAAAATGTATACGTTGAATTCTCCCCAGGCTGGACTGTGGGTAAAGGCGAATTTATGGATGAACTCATTACTGTAGCCGGTGGTAGCAATATTGCTTCGGACAAAGAGGGCTGGTATGAAATTAATGAAGAGAACGTAATTGCCTCCAACCCGGATGTGATTCTGTATGCCAACGATGTCATTGATGAAAACTCCAAAACACTGGATCAGATCATTAAAGCTCGCAGTGGTTGGGATCAAATCACGGCTGTGAAGAACGATGCAGTCATCGGCCTAGATGCCAATCTGCTCAGCCGTCCAGGCCCACGTGTAACCGAAGGTCTGAAAGAAGTAGCCAAAGCGATCTATCCTGACCTGTTCCAATGA
- a CDS encoding iron chelate uptake ABC transporter family permease subunit yields the protein MSKKLAVYASAGIALLVLTVLICTGIGSVSLPIRDIAGILLHHLPWVGDWITPDWSAAAEQIIWKVRFPRVLLAVLVGASLAIAGAGFQGVLRNPLADPFTLGVSSGASVGAAFLIFFGLQYALIGIWTLPLVAFLTGVLTLWFVMSLAREGRKIPTHSLILAGVVMQSFLGAVVSFLSTMSKQTINEIIYWTMGSLALRGWSYTAILFPYFLLGLIFLWSRARSLNVLALGERQAAHIGVGVDRLKLSVLAVGTLLTAGAVSVSGVIGFVGLVIPHMLRLLVGPDYRLLVPLSAIGGAIFMVWADTIARSLLAPTEIPLGVVTAFVGAPFFAYLLQRNKKLQKGMMP from the coding sequence ATGAGTAAAAAACTGGCCGTGTACGCATCGGCAGGGATCGCGCTGCTTGTGTTAACCGTGCTCATCTGCACGGGCATCGGTTCGGTTTCCTTGCCTATTCGTGACATTGCAGGTATTCTACTTCATCACTTGCCATGGGTCGGAGACTGGATCACGCCCGACTGGAGTGCAGCAGCCGAACAGATTATCTGGAAAGTCAGATTCCCACGTGTACTGCTTGCTGTGCTCGTGGGGGCATCGCTGGCGATTGCCGGTGCGGGATTCCAGGGGGTTCTTCGGAACCCGCTGGCGGACCCGTTCACTCTGGGCGTATCATCCGGTGCTTCGGTGGGTGCAGCCTTCTTGATTTTCTTCGGATTGCAGTATGCACTGATCGGAATCTGGACGTTGCCACTGGTAGCTTTTTTGACAGGTGTATTAACATTATGGTTCGTCATGTCCCTGGCTCGTGAAGGACGCAAAATACCAACACACAGTCTGATTCTGGCTGGTGTCGTGATGCAAAGTTTCTTGGGAGCGGTGGTTTCCTTCCTGTCGACGATGTCGAAACAGACCATTAATGAAATTATATACTGGACGATGGGAAGTCTGGCTCTGCGTGGGTGGTCGTATACGGCCATCCTTTTCCCGTATTTTCTGTTAGGTCTAATCTTTCTCTGGAGCCGTGCACGTTCCTTGAATGTTCTTGCGCTCGGAGAACGTCAAGCTGCGCATATCGGGGTTGGCGTCGATCGACTGAAGTTGTCCGTGCTTGCTGTAGGAACACTTCTTACGGCAGGAGCGGTCTCCGTATCCGGTGTTATTGGCTTCGTTGGATTGGTGATTCCGCATATGCTTCGGTTGCTTGTGGGGCCTGACTATCGATTGCTGGTGCCTTTATCCGCCATTGGTGGGGCCATCTTCATGGTATGGGCAGACACCATTGCCCGATCCTTACTGGCGCCGACTGAAATTCCGCTTGGTGTGGTGACGGCCTTTGTAGGTGCACCATTCTTCGCTTACCTGTTACAACGGAACAAAAAACTGCAGAAGGGGATGATGCCATGA
- a CDS encoding ABC transporter ATP-binding protein: protein MYGSHQALDAVTWQVTEGDWWGVVGPNGSGKSTLLQLLAGTEQSSAGSIRVNGRDIASYSRKDLSRMIAVLQQDGLPAISYPVRDVVEMGRYPYQNWLGRESADGAAVVDRVLEELGLTEMAERPLDALSGGQRQRVALAKVMAQEPRLLLLDEPTTFLDIKYQLQFMELLSTWRQKNSITIVAVLHDLNLAAQFCDHILALREGKVVGNGTPHTLMTEDNIQDIFRVKPAMVNHPDNGIPQLLLRREKE, encoded by the coding sequence ATGTATGGTAGTCATCAAGCCCTGGACGCGGTGACCTGGCAGGTTACGGAGGGGGACTGGTGGGGTGTCGTTGGTCCAAATGGCAGTGGTAAGTCTACCCTGCTCCAGCTCCTTGCTGGAACGGAGCAGTCAAGCGCAGGCAGTATACGTGTTAATGGCCGGGATATCGCCTCATACAGTCGGAAAGATCTATCACGCATGATTGCCGTGTTACAACAGGATGGTCTGCCTGCAATTTCTTATCCTGTGAGGGATGTCGTGGAGATGGGGCGTTATCCATACCAGAATTGGCTTGGGCGAGAATCAGCAGATGGAGCGGCTGTAGTTGACCGTGTACTGGAAGAATTGGGATTGACCGAAATGGCTGAAAGGCCTTTGGATGCACTTAGTGGAGGACAGCGTCAGCGGGTGGCACTCGCCAAGGTCATGGCACAGGAACCACGGTTATTATTGCTGGATGAACCCACTACGTTTCTGGATATCAAATATCAATTGCAATTTATGGAGTTATTATCGACATGGCGGCAAAAAAACAGCATTACGATTGTGGCTGTGCTGCACGATCTAAATCTGGCTGCGCAGTTCTGCGACCACATTCTGGCGCTGCGAGAAGGCAAAGTGGTGGGGAATGGAACGCCCCATACCTTGATGACCGAAGACAACATTCAGGACATCTTTCGCGTTAAACCTGCGATGGTGAACCATCCTGACAATGGAATCCCACAGCTCTTGCTGCGGCGGGAGAAGGAATGA
- the cobT gene encoding nicotinate-nucleotide--dimethylbenzimidazole phosphoribosyltransferase, translated as MNNEQVLEQLLGRIVGPNEEIAAEASAHVDALTKPPGSLGKLEQLVIRLAGITGKARPRLDRRAVIVMAADHGVVAEGISAFPAEVTPQMVLNFLAGGAAVNVLARHAGADVICVDIGVNADLEHPNLLSRKVRKGTANMAKGAAMTRDEAIQAILAGVDVVSAEVTKGTQLFVTGEMGIGNTTASAAVMCALTGIAPASAVGRGTGIDDAGLQRKAAVVSQALSVNSPNREDALDVLCKVGGLEIAGLTGVILAAAANGCPVVVDGFISTAAALIARQLAPVSTAYMIASHTSHESGHATLLRELDLKPMLDLDMRLGEGTGGVLSLHLIDAACLLLNEMATFASAGVSNGTNKASDAEVDASEGDVADSDVTGASTVQGEVSL; from the coding sequence ATGAATAATGAACAGGTGTTGGAACAGTTACTGGGTCGGATCGTGGGTCCTAATGAAGAAATTGCGGCGGAAGCATCCGCACATGTGGATGCATTGACGAAACCACCCGGCAGTCTGGGTAAGCTGGAACAACTGGTTATTCGTCTTGCGGGAATCACTGGCAAGGCTCGTCCACGTTTGGATCGTAGAGCCGTCATTGTGATGGCTGCAGATCACGGCGTGGTGGCGGAAGGTATTAGTGCTTTCCCAGCCGAGGTAACGCCGCAGATGGTCCTTAATTTCCTGGCTGGAGGGGCTGCTGTCAATGTGCTTGCCCGCCACGCCGGAGCCGATGTAATCTGTGTGGATATCGGGGTTAATGCCGATCTGGAACATCCTAACCTGCTTTCCCGCAAAGTTCGTAAAGGTACGGCCAACATGGCAAAGGGTGCAGCAATGACTCGCGATGAAGCAATTCAAGCCATTCTTGCAGGAGTCGACGTGGTATCGGCAGAGGTGACAAAGGGAACGCAGTTGTTCGTTACTGGAGAAATGGGGATTGGCAATACAACCGCGAGTGCAGCGGTGATGTGTGCATTAACCGGGATCGCCCCAGCTTCAGCGGTTGGGCGAGGAACAGGGATTGATGATGCGGGTTTACAGCGTAAAGCCGCGGTGGTTAGCCAGGCACTGAGCGTGAATTCCCCAAATCGGGAAGATGCACTGGACGTACTTTGTAAAGTGGGTGGACTGGAGATTGCCGGACTGACCGGTGTGATTCTTGCTGCAGCTGCGAACGGATGTCCTGTTGTTGTGGATGGATTCATCTCCACTGCTGCCGCATTGATTGCAAGACAGCTTGCTCCCGTGAGCACGGCTTATATGATTGCTTCTCATACTTCACATGAAAGCGGACATGCAACCCTGCTTCGTGAACTTGATCTGAAACCGATGCTGGATCTGGATATGCGGCTGGGCGAAGGAACCGGAGGTGTACTCAGTCTTCATCTGATTGATGCAGCCTGTCTCCTTTTGAATGAGATGGCGACCTTTGCAAGTGCAGGGGTATCGAATGGAACGAACAAGGCTTCGGATGCCGAGGTGGACGCAAGCGAGGGTGATGTAGCAGACTCTGATGTTACAGGTGCTTCGACGGTTCAAGGAGAGGTATCGCTATGA
- the cobU gene encoding bifunctional adenosylcobinamide kinase/adenosylcobinamide-phosphate guanylyltransferase, translating to MSVLVTGGARSGKSSFAERLCMQRSSEAWYVATAQAYDDEMRERIGLHQNQREASGYLWHTVEEPLALPALITRMGEDHTGTSAPTILVDCLTLWLTNVLLAHEHEDEQILQDHMDALVEAIQSYPGLLVLVTNEVGDGIVPEYALGRKYRDLAGILNQRIAAICREVFLVTVGIAIELKSKEYRL from the coding sequence ATGAGTGTGTTGGTGACGGGTGGAGCGCGCAGTGGTAAAAGTTCGTTTGCCGAGCGCCTATGTATGCAACGTTCCTCGGAGGCCTGGTATGTGGCTACGGCTCAGGCGTATGATGACGAGATGCGCGAGCGTATAGGTCTACATCAGAATCAGCGTGAGGCATCAGGTTATCTATGGCATACGGTGGAGGAACCACTTGCATTACCTGCACTCATTACACGTATGGGAGAAGACCATACGGGTACGTCTGCACCCACGATTCTGGTCGATTGTCTGACGCTCTGGTTGACCAATGTTCTGCTTGCACATGAGCACGAAGATGAGCAGATTTTGCAAGATCATATGGATGCACTGGTGGAAGCAATCCAGTCTTACCCGGGGCTGCTCGTGCTTGTCACAAATGAAGTGGGGGACGGTATTGTCCCGGAGTATGCGCTTGGGAGAAAATATCGGGATCTGGCGGGCATATTGAATCAGCGGATTGCAGCCATATGTCGTGAAGTGTTCCTGGTGACTGTAGGTATTGCGATTGAGCTGAAAAGCAAGGAGTATCGTTTATGA
- the cobS gene encoding adenosylcobinamide-GDP ribazoletransferase — MTDLTHQRKHAAAAAFQFLSRFPVKMQIDFVPSLLRESVVFYPLVGATIGICVWLAGALTGAVLPAFPAAVLTLTIWVWLTGGLHLDGWMDTADGLLSYRTRERMLEIMKDSRVGAMGVLACVLLLMMKAALIADFIARGNWIYGALLILPMVWSRWFMVYAISAWPNARGDDGLAVLFKGLGERKEVQRARSSAVGLTLLAGVITFVAVWIFGPDVGTADAMVSSLGTLPWWLYPVTAVIVVPFACYIIGKFVAARISERLGGLTGDTYGAMNELLEAALLTVLSVLQGLFWL, encoded by the coding sequence ATGACCGATCTTACTCATCAACGTAAACATGCGGCTGCGGCCGCTTTTCAATTTTTATCCCGATTTCCGGTAAAAATGCAGATTGACTTCGTCCCGTCGCTACTGCGGGAAAGTGTCGTGTTTTATCCACTGGTGGGTGCAACAATTGGAATATGCGTTTGGCTCGCAGGGGCCTTAACGGGTGCGGTACTTCCCGCCTTTCCCGCTGCCGTATTAACCTTAACAATATGGGTATGGCTCACTGGCGGCCTTCATCTGGATGGCTGGATGGATACGGCAGATGGACTACTCAGCTATCGTACACGTGAGCGGATGTTGGAAATCATGAAGGACAGCCGTGTAGGAGCTATGGGCGTGCTCGCCTGCGTCCTACTGCTGATGATGAAAGCAGCTCTGATCGCCGATTTTATCGCACGTGGCAACTGGATCTATGGTGCGCTGTTGATCTTGCCCATGGTCTGGAGTCGTTGGTTCATGGTGTATGCCATCTCAGCCTGGCCGAATGCACGTGGAGATGATGGACTTGCAGTATTATTCAAGGGATTGGGTGAGCGTAAGGAAGTTCAGCGAGCACGCAGCTCTGCGGTTGGGTTGACCCTTCTTGCGGGTGTAATTACGTTTGTTGCTGTATGGATATTTGGGCCGGATGTAGGCACCGCAGATGCCATGGTGAGTAGCCTGGGAACATTGCCATGGTGGTTGTATCCTGTGACGGCTGTCATTGTTGTACCTTTTGCGTGTTACATCATTGGTAAATTCGTTGCTGCACGCATCAGTGAAAGGCTGGGCGGACTTACAGGAGATACGTACGGAGCGATGAATGAGCTGCTGGAAGCGGCTTTACTCACCGTGCTTAGTGTGCTTCAGGGACTCTTTTGGCTGTGA